A genomic window from Lotus japonicus ecotype B-129 chromosome 1, LjGifu_v1.2 includes:
- the LOC130728001 gene encoding uncharacterized protein LOC130728001 isoform X2, which yields MLSNMNRKKSQPSYLSGSGTFPFTPNSSVSSRNLNKNQLGGVIFGCKSCTYHECLNKNLFGLPAGHFSYVRNIEPGLPLFLFNYTDRKLHGIFLAASRGKMMMDPYAWSSSNGGSDLSKTQFPAQVQIRVQRKCDPLSEDTFRPVIEDNYYTNAHFWFELDHVQVQKLICLMTPLSTISHGIPAAAPAPAPPPQNKKWTTLFQPSPPHGPSSESEQFEMHDSGLEHHSDHSIARSDSTENDFALNGYIQPLDTHTGENEVKQDEKSLICIKLKELALNRESQNLSLPNDLNDSPDADANNIYSMGKNLDTQVGLEKEEDPSSPFEYSYNLDHVVHNVLDTPVGLEKKEGPSSPFEYPCNIAQHLQLIQELIEFKNKQAETNYYVEQKLIEAQLEIQTLKDRCAILESACNIPPTHVEKTAISSYAEMELGPKDSLFLLGGYDGESWLASMDLYCTSQNVIQSLKPMSSIRSYASAVQFNGEIFVFGGGDGYVWYDTVESYNPVHDNWTLRPSLNQKKGSLSGASLNNRIFAVGGGNGVDCFSDVEMFDLDIGRWIPTRSMLDKRFALAAAELNGALYATGGYDGNDYLKSAERFDPREHSWAKLPNMNTKRGCHSLVVLNENL from the exons ATGCTGTCAAAT ATGAACCGGAAGAAATCACAGCCTTCTTATTTGAGTGGGAGTGGGACTTTTCCTTTCACTCCAAATTCATCGGTCAGCAGCAGAAATCTGAACAAGAACCAACTAGGTGGAGTCATTTTTGGCTGCAAGAGCTGTACATACCATGAATGTTTAAACAAAAACCTCTTTG GCTTACCAGCAGGACACTTCTCTTATGTAAGGAACATTGAGCCAGGGCTGCCTCTTTTTCTGTTTAACTATACCGACCGGAAGCTTCATGGAATTTTCCTGGCAGCTAGCCGTGGGAAAATGATGATGGACCCTTATGCATGGAGTAGTAGTAATGGTGGTTCAGATCTAAGTAAAACACAATTTCCTGCACAG GTGCAAATTCGTGTACAACGTAAGTGCGATCCACTATCCGAAGATACGTTTAGACCTGTAATTGAAGATAACTACTACACAAATGCTCATTTCTGGTTTGAGCTTGACCATGTTCAAGTACAGAAACTGATTTGCTTAATGACACCCTTATCAACCATTTCCCATGGTATACCTGCCGCTGCCCCTGCCCCTGCCCCTCCcccacaaaataaaaaatggacaACTTTGTTTCAACCTTCTCCACCGCATGGACCTTCAAGTGAAAGTGAGCAATTTGAAATGCATGACTCAGGGTTAGAGCATCATTCTGATCACTCAATTGCAAGATCAGATTCCACTGAAAATGATTTTGCTTTAAATGGATACATCCAACCATTGGATACCCATACAGGTGAGAATGAAGTAAAACAGGATGAGAAGAGCCTTATATGTATAAAACTAAAGGAATTGGCTCTTAACCGTGAAAGTCAAAATCTCTCTTTGCCAAACGATTTGAATGATAGTCCTGATGCTGATGCGAATAACATCTACTCCATGGGGAAGAATTTGGATACACAAGTTGGTTTAGAGAAGGAAGAGGATCCTAGTTCTCCATTTGAGTACTCGTACAACTTAGATCATGTAGTCCATAATGTTTTGGATACACCAGTTGGTTtagagaagaaagaaggtcCAAGTTCTCCATTTGAGTATCCATGCAACATAGCTCAG CATCTACAGTTGATCCAAGAGCTTATAGAATTCAAGAATAAACAAGCTGAGACGAATTATTATGTGGAGCAGAAGCTG ATAGAGGCACAGTTGGAAATTCAGACTCTTAAAGATCGTTGTGCAATACTAGAATCTGCATGCAATATTCCTCCAACACATGTTGAGAAGACAGCAATTAGTTCATATGCTGAGATGGAATTAGGTCCCAAAGATTCATTATTTTTACTTGGAGGCTATGATGGAGAATCATGGTTAGCAAGTATGGATCTGTATTGTACTTCTCAGAATGTCATCCAATCTCTCAAGCCTATGAGCTCTATTCGTTCATATGCTTCAGCTGTACAGTTCAACGgtgaaatttttgtttttggtgGCGGAGATGGTTATGTTTGGTATGACACAG TTGAATCATACAATCCAGTTCATGACAACTGGACCTTGCGCCCCTCTTTGAACCAGAAAAAAGGAAGCTTGTCCGGAGCTTCTTTGAACAACAGAATATTTGCTGttggtggtggcaatggagTCGACTGCTTTTCAGATGTTGAGATGTTTGATTTAGACATTGGGCGGTGGATCCCTACACGTTCAATGCTAGACAAG